The following are encoded in a window of Rosa chinensis cultivar Old Blush chromosome 4, RchiOBHm-V2, whole genome shotgun sequence genomic DNA:
- the LOC112197156 gene encoding putative F-box protein PP2-B12 translates to MSAKNLSSGTTYTAYLVYQLAEVRSGLARTPIVLRVNYRQSAIVSVHSVILDPMPQEARHGGDGWMEIEMGQFFIEQGNDDAAIECSVTEVSNLKGGLIVEGIELRPMHM, encoded by the coding sequence ATGTCTGCTAAGAACTTATCCTCGGGAACAACCTATACAGCTTACCTTGTGTATCAGCTCGCAGAAGTAAGATCGGGGTTGGCAAGAACACCTATTGTGTTGCGCGTCAATTATCGACAAAGTGCAATTGTGAGTGTGCATAGTGTGATCCTAGACCCTATGCCTCAGGAAGCTCGACACGGAGGAGATGGGTGGATGGAGATTGAGATGGGTCAATTCTTCATTGAACAAGGAAATGATGATGCTGCTATAGAGTGCAGTGTAACGGAAGTTAGTAACCTAAAGGGCGGCCTCATTGTGGAAGGTATTGAGCTTAGGCCTATGCATATGTAA